A part of Cervus elaphus chromosome 11, mCerEla1.1, whole genome shotgun sequence genomic DNA contains:
- the LOC122703062 gene encoding olfactory receptor 1L8-like has product MERLNQTNSVSEFILLGLSSRPEDQKPLFILFLIMYLITITGNVLIILAIHSDPQLHTPMYFFLSVLSFIDIWYTTTIVPRMLVNFLSEKKTISYAGCLTQMYFFYALGNTDSYLLAAMAYDRYVAICDPFHYVTIMSCHTCVLLVAFSCSLPHFHSLLHTLLLNQLSFCNSNVVHHFLCDINPLLKLSCSSIFVNDLIIKTEGLVFWVTPFLCIVFSYVRILIAVLRVPSAAGKRKAFSTCGSHFTVMILFYGSIFYVHLQPLSSYTVRDRVATLVYTVLSSMLNPFIYSLRNKDMKRGLGKLMGRRKS; this is encoded by the coding sequence ATGGAAAGACTCAACCAAACCAACAGTGTCTCTGAGTTCATCCTCCTGGGACTCTCCTCCCGACCTGAGGATCAGAAGCCACTCTTCATCCTCTTCCTCATCATGTACCTGATCACCATAACAGGGAATGTGCTCATCATCCTGGCCATCCACTCTGACCCCCAACTGCACACCCCcatgtatttcttcttgagtgtCCTATCTTTCATTGACATTTGGTATACAACAACCATTGTCCCCAGGATGCTGGTGAACTTCTTGTCGGAGAAGAAGACCATCTCCTATGCTGGATGTCTGACCCAGATGTATTTTTTCTATGCCTTGGGCAACACTGATAGTTATCTTTTGGCagccatggcctatgaccgctatgtggccatctgtgaTCCCTTCCACTATGTCACCATCATGAGCTGCCACACCTGTGTCCTGCTAGTGGCCTTCTCCTGCTCATTGCCTCACTTTCACTCACTCCTACATACACTTCTGCTGAATCAGCTCAGCTTCTGCAACTCCAATGTTGTCCACCACTTCCTCTGTGACATCAACCCTCTGCTGAAATTGTCTTGCTCCTCCATATTTGTCAATGATCTCATAATAAAGACAGAAGGACTGGTGTTTTGGGTGACCCCCTTCCTATGCATTGTTTTCTCATATGTACGAATCCTCATAGCAGTTCTCAGGGTCCCCTCAGCTGCAGGGAAACgcaaagccttctccacctgtggctcccacTTTACTGTGATGATCCTGTTTTATGGAAGCATCTTTTACGTCCATTTACAGCCCTTGTCCAGCTACACTGTTCGGGACCGAGTGGCTACACTTGTCTACACGGTTCTGTCCTCCATGCTCAACCCTTTCATTTACAGTCTGAGAAACAAAGACATGAAGAGGGGCCTGGGGAAGCTGATGGGCAGGAGGAAATCTTAG
- the LOC122703027 gene encoding olfactory receptor 1L8-like — MERLNQTSSVSEFILLGLSSRPEDQKPLFILFLIIYLVTITGNLLIILAIHSDSQLQTPMYFFLSCLSFIDICFTTTIVPRMLVNFLSHKTISYAGCLTQMYFIYALGNTDSWLLVVMAFDRYVAICDPFHYVTTMSHRRCVLLVAFSCSLPHLHSLVHVLLLNQVTFCDSNIIHHFLCDFSPLVKLSCSSTFINEIVMMIEGSVFLVTPFLCITFSYIQILLAVLKIPSTAGKRKAFSTCGSHLTVVTLFYGSIFYVYLQPVSTYTVRDHMATIVYTVLTSTLNPFIYSLRNTDLKQGLRKLVVRRKP, encoded by the coding sequence ATGGAAAGACTCAACCAAACCAGCAGTGTCTCTGAATTCATCCTCCTGGGACTCTCCTCCCGGCCTGAGGACCAGAAGCCACTCTTCATCCTCTTCCTCATCATATACCTGGTCACCATAACAGGGAATCTGCTCATCATCCTGGCCATCCACTCTGACTCCCAGCTCCAAACCCCcatgtatttcttcttgagttgCCTGTCTTTCATTGACATTTGCTTCACAACAACCATTGTCCCCAGGATGCTGGTGAACTTTCTGTCACATAAGACCATCTCCTATGCTGGGTGTCTGACCcagatgtattttatatatgccTTGGGAAACACTGACAGTTGGCTTCTAGTAGTCATGGCCTtcgaccgctatgtggccatctgtgaCCCCTTCCACTATGTCACCACCATGAGCCACCGCCGCTGTGTCCTGCTGGTGGCCTTCTCCTGCTCACTGCCTCACCTCCACTCACTCGTACATGTACTTCTGCTGAATCAGGTCACTTTCTGTGACTCTAATATTATCCACCACTTCCTCTGTGACTTCAGCCCTCTGGTGAAATTATCCTGCTCCTCCACATTTATCAACGAAATCGTCATGATGATAGAAGGATCTGTTTTTTTGGTGACTCCTTTTCTATGCATTACTTTTTCTTATATACAAATCCTCCTTGCGGTTCTCAAAATCCCCTCAACTGCTGGGAAACGCAAAGCCTTCTCCACGTGTGGGTCTCACCTCACTGTGGTAACACTCTTTTATGGAAGCATCTTCTATGTCTATTTACAGCCTGTATCCACCTACACCGTCAGGGACCACATGGCTACAATTGTCTACACAGTTTTAACGTCCACCCTCAATCCCTTTATCTACAGCCTGAGAAACACAGACTTGAAACAGGGCCTGAGGAAGCTGGTGGTTAGAAGGAAACCATAG
- the LOC122703024 gene encoding olfactory receptor 1L8-like: MERLNQTSSVSEFILLGLSSQPEDQKPLFILFLIMYLVTITGNLLIILAVRSDPQLHTPMYFFLSVLSFTDICFTTTIVPRMLVNFLSHKTISYAGCLTQMYFLYALGNTDSCLLAAMAYDRYVAICDPFHYVTIMSHRRCVLLVAFSCSLPHFHSLLHILLLNQLTFCDSNVIHHFLCDISPLMKLSCSPTLINEIVIMTEGPVLLVTPFLCITFSYILILIAVLKISSTSGKRKAFSTCGSHLTVVTLFYGSIFYVYLQPVSTYTVRDHVATIVYTVLSSMLNPFIYSLRNKDLNQGLRKLLGRRKPQAAPP; the protein is encoded by the coding sequence ATGGAAAGACTCAACCAAACCAGCAGTGTCTCTGAATTCATCCTCCTGGGACTCTCCTCCCAGCCTGAGGACCAGAAGCCACTCTTCATCCTCTTCCTCATCATGTACCTGGTCACCATAACAGGGAATCTGCTCATCATCCTGGCCGTCCGCTCTGACCCCCAACTGCACACCCCcatgtatttcttcttgagtgtCTTGTCTTTCACTGACATTTGCTTCACAACAACCATTGTCCCCAGGATGCTGGTGAACTTCCTGTCACATAAGACCATCTCCTATGCTGGGTGTCTGACCCAGATGTATTTTCTATATGCCTTGGGAAACACTGACAGCTGCCTTCTGGCagccatggcctatgaccgctatgtggccatctgtgaTCCCTTCCACTATGTCACCATCATGAGCCACCGCCGCTGTGTCCTGCTGGTGGCCTTCTCCTGCTCACTGCCTCACTTCCACTCCCTCCTACACATACTTCTGCTGAATCAGCTCACCTTCTGTGACTCTAATGTTATCCATCATTTTCTCTGTGACATCAGCCCTCTGATGAAATTGTCCTGCTCCCCCACATTAATCAATGAAATTGTGATAATGACAGAAGGACCTGTTCTTTTGGTGACCCCCTTTCTGTGCATTACTTTCTCTTATATACTAATCCTTATTGCAGTTCTCAAAATTTCCTCAACTTCTGGGAAACGCAAAGCCTTCTCCACATGTGGTTCGCACCTCACTGTGGTAACACTCTTTTATGGAAGCATCTTCTATGTCTATCTACAGCCTGTGTCCACCTACACCGTCAGGGACCACGTGGCTACAATTGTCTACACAGTTCTGTCCTCCATGCTCAATCCTTTTATCTACAGCCTAAGAAACAAAGACCTGAATCAGGGTCTGAGGAAGCTGCTGGGCAGGAGGAAACCCCAGGCGGCACCCCCTTGA
- the LOC122703020 gene encoding olfactory receptor 1L8-like produces the protein MERLNQTSSVSEFILLGLSSRPEDQKPLFILFLIMYLVTITGNLLIILAICSDPQLHTPMYFFLSVLSFTDICFTTTIVPRMLVNFLSHKTISYAGCLTQMYFIYALGNTDSCLLAVMAYDRYVAICDPFHYVTTMSHCRCVLLVAFSCSLPHFHSLLHTLLLNQLTFCDSNIIHNFLCDLSPLIKLSCSPTFVNEVVILIEGSFILVTPFLCITFSYIQILLAVLKIPSTSGKRKAFSTCGSHLTVVTLFYGSIFYVYLQPVSTYTVRDHVATIVYTVLSSMLNPFIYSLRNKDLNQGLRKLLGRRKPQTTPS, from the coding sequence ATGGAAAGACTCAACCAAACCAGCAGTGTCTCTGAATTCATCCTCCTGGGACTCTCCTCCCGGCCTGAGGACCAGAAGCCACTCTTTATCCTCTTCCTCATCATGTACCTGGTCACCATAACAGGGaacctgctcatcatcctggcCATCTGCTCTGACCCCCAACTGCACACCCCcatgtatttcttcttgagtgtCCTGTCTTTCACTGACATTTGCTTCACAACAACCATTGTCCCCAGGATGCTGGTGAACTTCCTGTCACATAAGACCATCTCTTATGCTGGGTGTCTGACCcagatgtattttatatatgccTTGGGCAACACTGACAGCTGCCTTCTGGCagtcatggcctatgaccgctatgtggccatctgtgaCCCCTTCCACTATGTCACCACCATGAGCCACTGCCGCTGTGTCCTGCTGGTGGCCTTCTCCTGCTCACTGCCTCACTTCCACTCGCTCCTACACACACTTCTGCTGAATCAGCTCACCTTCTGTGACTCCAATATTATCCATAACTTTCTCTGTGACCTCAGCCCTCTAATAAAATTGTCCTGCTCCCCCACATTTGTCAACGAAGTTGTGATATTGATAGAAGGATCTTTTATTTTAGTGACCCCTTTCCTATGCATTACTTTCTCTTATATACAAATCCTCCTTGCGGTTCTTAAAATTCCCTCAACTTCTGGGAAACGCAAAGCCTTCTCCACATGTGGTTCGCACCTCACTGTGGTAACACTCTTTTATGGAAGCATCTTCTATGTCTATCTACAGCCTGTGTCCACCTACACCGTCAGGGACCACGTGGCTACAATTGTCTACACAGTTCTGTCCTCCATGCTCAATCCTTTTATCTACAGCCTAAGAAACAAAGACCTGAATCAGGGTCTGAGGAAGCTGCTGGGCAGGAGGAAACCCCAGACAACACCCTCTTGA